From Bifidobacterium longum subsp. longum JCM 1217, one genomic window encodes:
- a CDS encoding polysaccharide biosynthesis tyrosine autokinase codes for MDEAEQVQDGNGVTILDLFNAVRKHVITAVVTLVIVMVAICAYTFTRTPQYTATSELLATYRSSAAASGASSNAVELSSGANYINSQIQTYPQLIKTESVLQPVIDDLGLDTTVKELAASVTASNPDGTMLVDISVNDPDPKQASSIANSVAENLRKQVTSTIYSDEGDKIISPVNLTVVQQAYAPASPSSPNVKLNMAIGLVSGIVLGVMVALIKDLLDTRVRRDSDVTTVIDAPVLGSLSRNEAYVGTSPVIISRPASREAEEIRRLRTNVMFVLPDEPLSNVIVVTSAGPSEGKTTLSVNLATAFAENGSKVLLIDADVRNPSVSKALGIEGAVGLTHLITNRVSSHDAIQRYWKPNFHVLPAGKQTMNPSILLNSRAMKALVEQVSGAYDYVIIDTAPMQVANDAAVFAKEGPELLLVAGLGVTEKKLLRQTGRELSTLSIDPVGLAMNYGETEKPQKGGYYYYGDESDDNGRKRQIQHKKSEKMKKD; via the coding sequence GTGGATGAAGCTGAACAGGTGCAGGATGGTAATGGAGTCACCATTCTCGATTTATTCAATGCGGTAAGAAAGCATGTGATTACCGCAGTGGTCACGCTGGTTATTGTGATGGTGGCAATCTGCGCGTACACCTTTACCCGCACTCCGCAATACACCGCGACTTCCGAACTCTTGGCCACTTATCGCAGTTCAGCGGCTGCGTCGGGCGCATCCAGCAATGCAGTCGAGCTGAGCTCTGGCGCCAATTACATCAATAGCCAGATTCAAACGTATCCGCAATTGATAAAAACCGAGTCCGTATTGCAGCCGGTTATTGACGATCTGGGTCTTGACACCACGGTAAAGGAATTGGCTGCGAGCGTTACCGCTTCCAACCCGGACGGCACCATGCTGGTGGATATTTCGGTTAATGATCCAGACCCGAAGCAGGCGTCCAGCATTGCCAATTCGGTTGCCGAAAACCTGAGAAAACAGGTTACTTCCACGATTTACAGCGATGAGGGCGATAAGATCATCTCTCCCGTCAACCTGACTGTGGTGCAGCAGGCGTACGCTCCGGCTTCCCCCAGCTCACCCAACGTCAAGCTGAATATGGCGATAGGCCTTGTGTCCGGCATTGTTCTCGGCGTCATGGTGGCCCTTATCAAGGATTTGCTGGACACCCGTGTTCGCCGCGATTCGGATGTTACTACTGTTATCGATGCTCCCGTACTGGGGTCGCTGAGCCGCAATGAGGCTTATGTCGGTACGTCGCCGGTGATTATCTCCCGCCCGGCCTCCCGCGAGGCAGAAGAGATTCGACGTCTGCGCACCAATGTGATGTTCGTGCTGCCCGATGAGCCGTTATCCAATGTGATTGTGGTGACTTCCGCCGGCCCGTCTGAAGGCAAGACCACGCTGAGCGTGAACCTGGCGACTGCATTTGCCGAAAACGGCAGCAAGGTACTGCTGATCGACGCCGATGTGCGCAACCCCTCGGTGAGCAAGGCCCTAGGCATTGAGGGCGCAGTGGGCTTGACCCATCTGATTACCAACCGTGTATCGTCGCATGATGCGATTCAACGCTACTGGAAGCCGAACTTCCACGTGCTTCCTGCTGGAAAACAAACCATGAACCCCAGCATTCTGCTGAATTCCCGCGCTATGAAGGCACTGGTTGAGCAGGTTTCCGGAGCCTATGACTATGTGATTATCGATACCGCCCCCATGCAGGTGGCCAATGATGCCGCCGTATTCGCCAAGGAAGGGCCGGAACTGCTGCTGGTGGCCGGCTTGGGAGTGACGGAAAAGAAACTGCTCCGGCAGACCGGGCGCGAACTGAGCACACTGAGCATCGATCCCGTGGGCTTGGCCATGAATTACGGCGAGACGGAGAAGCCCCAGAAGGGTGGCTATTACTACTACGGCGACGAGTCCGATGACAACGGCAGGAAGCGCCAAATCCAGCACAAAAAGAGCGAGAAAATGAAGAAGGACTGA